AAGATTCGGAATGGCTGAAAGCCCGTGATGCCAAGCATTACACCGTGCAGATTTACAGCGGCAAGAGCATGGACACGCTCAAGGCGATCGCGGCGGCGACGGCTTCGGCCGAACCGCAAGCCTATTACTCGACCGGCAGCCGGTCCGGGCCTTGGTATTCACTGGTGGAGGGGGATTATTCGGACGCTGCTTCGGCGCAAGCCGCGGCTGCCAAACTGACCGTCCGCACGCCCACCATCAAGCCCTGGATCCGACGCTTCGAAGAGATTCAGGCCAAGCTGCGCTAGGAAGTCGCTCATGGTCGCCGCGACAGACTCCGCCTTCGTCTACACGGACTTAAACGGCTTGGCCGGCTTGCGGCGACAGGCCCGGCAAAATTCGCCCGAGGCGATCCGAGAGGCGGCCAAGCAGTTTGAAGCGGTCTTCGTCCAGATGATGCTGAAAAGTATGCGTGCCGCCAGCCCTAGCGACGGTGGCGGGCTGATGGACAGCGACCAGACCCGGCTGTATCGCGAAATGTACGACCAGCAAATCGCGCTGAGCATGGCCCAGCAGGGCAAATTGGGGCTGGCCGATACCATCGTCCGGCAGTTGGGTGGCGGCGAGAGCCTCAACCCGCCGGTGCGGCCGGTATCGCCGGAAATCGTCGGCGATCCGCTGGCGACCTTGCGGCAGGTGGAGCGCATCCGCTCGAACGTGGCGATGCCGGTTCAAGCCTCGTCGGTGAAAGTTGCGCCCGGCCAGAATGAAACTAATCCCTATCCGGTCAGCGACGCGCCGTTCAAGCCCGGCTCGCCGGTGGCCTTCGTGCGGCGGATGTGGCCGCACGCGCAGGAAGCCGCCCGCCGCCTGGGCGTCGCACCCGAAGTGTTGATCGCCCAGGCCGCCCACGAAACCGCTTGGGGCCGGTCAGTACCGCGTTTCGCCGATGGCCGCACCAGCCACAATCTGTTCGGGATCAAGGCCAGCCGGGGTTGGGACGGCGAGCGGGTGGTCAATTCGACCTTCGAATTCGTCAACGGCGTGGCGGTGCGCCAGATGGACGGTTTCCGGGCTTATCCGTCCTACGCCGACAGCTTCAACGATTACGTGCGGTTCTTGCAGGTCAATCCGCGCTATAAGGCAGCGCTGGGTTCGGTGCAGGACGGTTCCGCCTACCTGCGCGAGCTGCAACGGGCCGGTTACGCCACCGATCCCGGCTATGCCCGAAAGATTCTGGGGCTGATGAACGGTCCGGCCTTCGATGAAGCGCTGGAAACCCTAAAGTCGGCGATTTCCCAGCCGATATCCAATGTGAAGGGGTAGCTTCCCATGTTCGGCGGCACCCGCCACACCAGGTCTTGAGGGCCAAAGGAGCTGATTCATGGTAGACGTTATGCGCACCGGCTTGACGGCGCTTATGGCCTCTCAGCGCGCGCTGGCCACCACCAGCCATAACATCGCCAACGCCAACACGCCCGGCTACAGCCGGCAGCGGACCTCGGTGAGCAGCAACATCCCGTTCTTCGCCGGCAGCGCGGGGCGGCCGATGTATGTCGGCACCGGCGTCAGCGTGCAATCCATCACCCGCGCTTACGACGATTTCCTGACCCAGCAGGTTCGCGGTCATAGCTCGAACGTCGCCCAGTCGGAAACGATGGACCAGTGGATCAGCCAGTTGGACGGCGCGCTCGGTACCGGCGATACTGGCTTGGCCCCGGCGCTCGATCAATTTTTCGCCGCCGCGCAGGATGTCGCCAACAGCCCAGCGTCGCTGCCGGCGCGTCAGGCCCTGCTCGGTCAGGCGAACACCGTGTCCGCTCGCTTTCAGGAATTGGACAATCAGATGAATGCCTTGCGCCAGGGCAGCAATCAAAGCCTGAGCAATGCCGTCGGCGACATCAACTCCCTGGCGGAAGGCATCGCCAAGATCAATCAAACCATCGTGCTAGCCCAGGGCGGCACCGGCGGCACCGCGCCCGATCTGCTCGATCAGCGCGATCAGATGGTGGCCGATCTCGCCCGGAAAGCGCCGGTCAGCACCCTGGAGCAATCGGACGGCACCTTGACGGTATTCGTCGGTAACGGTCAGACCCTGGTGCAAGGTTACAAGACCAACGCCCTGGAAACGGCCCCTGCCTCGTCCGACCCGCGCAAGCTGGATATCCGTTTCAAGCAGACCAGCGCCATCGTCACCGATTTTTTGAACGGCGGCGAAATCGGCGGTTTGGTGGCTTTTCAGAAGCAGGTGCTCGATCCCGCCCAGAACAAACTGGGGTTGATGGCGGCCGGCTTGGCGGAAACCGTCAACGACCAGCACAGGCTGGGGATGGATCTCAACAACCAGTTGGGTACTGACTTCTTCAAAGTCGGTGGCCCCAAAATCGCCAATAACACCAACAATTCCGATTACACGACCTACAACGCCGACGGCAACGCCTTGAGCGTCGCCATCACCGATATCGGTCAGGCCCAGCCCAGCGACTACGAATTGTCCTACGTTGGAGGCAGTTACAGCTTGCGTCGCCTGTCGGACGATAAAACCGTCGCCAGCGGCTCCAGCCCTTTGAACGTGGATGGACTGAGCATCACCGTCAATACCGCGCCCGCCGCCGGGTCTCGTTTTTTCATCCAGCCGACCGGTACGGCGGCGCGGGACTTCAAAGCGACCCTTCAGGATCCCCGTCAAATCGCCGCCGCCGCCCCGATCAAAACCTCCGCCGCCCAGAGCAATAGCGGAACCGGCAAAATTTCGGCGGGCGCCGCGCTGGATGCGAGCGATCCCAATTTGCTGAGCGCCACAAGCATTCAATTTACCAGTCCCACCCAATACACCGTCAACGGTGGCGCCCCGATCAGCTATACCAGCGGCGCCGATATCGATGTCAACGGCTGGCGGGTACAGATTACCGGCGCCCCGGTGGTGGGCGACACCTTCCAGGTCGGCTCCAACGCGGGCGGCGTCGGCGACAACCGTAACGCGCTCAAGCTCGGCGGCTTGCAAACCCAGAAGACCTTGCTCAACGGCAGCGACAGCGTGCAGGACCTGCACGGTCAAATGACCGCCGAGGTCGGCCTGCGCGGCAGCACTACCCAAAGTACCCTCAAAGCGCAAACGGCCTTGCTGGAGCAGGCGAACCAAGCGCGCGATGGCGTGTCCGGCGTCAACCTTGATGAGGAAGCGGCTAACTTGATGAAATACCAGCAATCCTATGAGGCGGCCGCGCGAGTGATTCAAATCGGTGATTCCGTCATCCAAAGCCTGCTGGATGCGATCAGGAGATAAACCATGTTGCGCATCGCCACCGCTCAGTTTTACCAGCAAGGCGCCAAGGCCATGAATGGAGGGCAAATGGCGCTGGCTAAGGTGCAGCAACAAATGGCCACCGGCCAACGCATTTTGGCCAATTCCGACGATCCCGTCGGCAGCGCCCGTTTGCTGAGCTTGAAAGACGAACTCGGCCGCTACGACCAATACCAGCGCAATATCGATGTGGCCAGCGGCCGGATGAGCCTCGAAGAAAGCACTTTGGGAGACGCGGGCGAGCTGTTACAGCGGACGCGGGAATTGACCATTCAAGCGAACAATGCGCCCTTGAACGATAACGACCGCCGGGATATCGCCAAGGAAATCCGGCAGATTCACAGTCAGATGTTCAGTCTGGCCAACACCAAGGACGGCGACGGCGAGTACTTGTTTTCCGGCTTTCAAAGCCGCAGCCAACCTTTCGTGTTGGATGCGAACAATCAGGCGATCTATCAGGGCGATCAAGGCCAACGCTTGGTGAAAGCTGGACCTACGCTGGATGTTCCGGTGAGCGATTCAGGCGACGAGGTTTTTCGGGGCGCGCTGAACGGCAACGGCAGTTTCAGGGTGACGGCCACCGCCACCAACACCGGCAACGGCAGCATCGCCGTCGGGAGCGTCACCGATCCGACCGCGTTTGCGGGCCACTCCTACAGCATCGCTTTTACCTCCGCCACGACTTTCGATGTGACCGATACCACGACCGGTACGGCCGTTCTCAGCACTCAAAGTTACAAGGACGAGGGAAGCATTCAATTTGCCGGCTTGCAGACCGCCGTCAGCGGTAGCCCCGCCGCTGGCGATACGTTCACAATCCAGCCGGCGACCCGACAGGATTTTTTCAAAACTCTGGACGATCTGGCGACCGCGCTGGAAACCAGTGGCGGCACACCGGCCAAAGGGGCACAACTCAACCAAGCGCTGGCTAACGGGTTGGCCGCGCTGGATCAGGGTCTGGAGCATCTGACCGGCGTGCGCGCCAAAGCCGGCTCGCGGTTGAAAGCGCTGGAAGAACAAACCACCGTTAATGGAGATTTCGCCACGCATCTCCAGCAAACCATCAACGATGTCGGTGGTTTGGACTACGCCGAGGCCGCGACCCGCCTGAGCCAGGAAACCTTTACCCTGCAAGTGGCGCAACAATCGTTCGTGCGCATTCAAAGTCTCTCGCTATTCAATTACATGCGATAGCACTTTTCTAAAGCCGCGCCGGATGTCGCGGCTTTTCTCCTCACACGGCGTTCCGTATTTCTTACCGTTCCAAACTCCGGTTTCGATCCGCTACACCGCGGGCGGGTATTTCCGAGGATCGGCGTTTTTAGGATCATTTAAAGAAAACGGCAATGACTGACTACGATTCCCCGTGGAAGACTGTTCTGGAACGGTTCTTTCCGGCCTTTATGGAGTTCTATTTCCCGACAGCCCATGCCGGAATCGACTGGACGCAAGGCTATACCTTTCTGGACAAGGAGTTGCAGAAGGTGGTCCGAGACGCCAAGCTGGGACGGCGCTGGACGGATTCGTTAGTGCGGGTAAGTTATGGGCGGATGTGCAACAGTTTGAGGAGGAAAAACGGATGCGTTATGTGAGTAGCTTCGAACGGATCGCCACCCAGCGCGGGATGGAAAAGGGCATGGAGAAAGGCATTTCGCGGGGACAGGCATTGTTGTTGCGGCGACAACTGACCCGTCGGTTTGGGCCGTTGCCGGAATGGGCGGAAGCTCGGCTCAATCAAGCCGATTCAACACAGTTGGAGCTGTGGGCGCTACGGGTATTGGAGGCTGGCAGTCTGGAGGAGATGTTTGGAGCCAGCGGCGGGCATTGAAGAAATGAGGCTGCTGTATCAGGTCCACAGCTCACCGAGCGAAAAGGCGACCGCCGCGAACGTCTCGTCCTGAATCGAGTCGTCGTCCTCGAAGATATCGAGTAACGACCAACCGTCTTCTCGCAAGGTGAACGCCTCCAGCATTCGCATGTCGGGATTGGCCAGCTAAGCGTGGGCGACTCTGTAGCAGACATGGAACGTCAGCTTGATAGCTCGGTCCTTTTTGGCGGTTCTCGGGGAAAGATTTCACAAACCCTTAGGCTATTGCCGGTTTTAGTAGGATACGATCAGCATGGCCAGTATTTCCATTTCATCCGCTTCGGTAGTGGCTCACCAAGGTGAGCGAGGTTATGCTAGCGCGATGAACTGTTATCATTGTGGTAGTGAGCACAGCGCAAGCATGGGAAAACAGGGAATGGCAAGCAACGTTATCAGTGTGGCGAGTGCGGGCGGAGTTTCCGGGAGGACCCTTGCACGCTGGGGTAGCCGGAGGCGGCTAAAGAGCGGATTTTAAGGGCTTATCAAGAGCGTACCTCGTTACGGGGGTTGACCCGGATGTTCGGGGTGTCGCGTAACACGGTGGCAAAGTGGCTTAAAAAAAAGCCGAAAGCGTGCCGCCCCTAGAGGCGACCTTGGCTCCCGCCCAGCCCCAAGAGACCCTAGAATTGGACGAGTTGTGGAGCTTCGTGGGCCATCGCCGCCGGGGGGTGGTCTGGCTGTGGCTGGCGCTGTGTCGGCGTACCCGCCAGATCGTGGCTTATGCGCTCGGCCCGCGTGATGATGCCACCGCCCGGCTCCTTTGGGAGCGCATCCCGCTCGCCTACCGACACGGCCCACTTTGTACCGACCACCTAGAGAGTTATCACAATGTCTTGCCCGCCCCGCAACATCGCGCGTATTACCCCAAGCGGGGACTCACGAACCACATCGAGCGTTTCAACAACACGCCGCGCCAGCGCCTAGGCCGCTTCGTTCGCAAAACCTTGTCCTTTTCCAAATCCATCCTGATGCACGAAATTGTTATCCGCCTCTCCCTGCATCAGTACAATTTAGCCTGCTCCCCTAAGTGAGTCACTACCTCCGCTTCGGATATGGCTTTCTCCCCGTGGAAGATCGTTTTTGATCGATTGAAGGCGGCCTGCGGGTTAGTATTTTTCTGAATGGGTTTAATAATTATTCACCCGCTCTTCATCGAAGTCCGTATCTCACCAATATGCCAAAATTCTGACAGACAGTTCTATTTAAAAAAACTGATCATCAATTTTTAGTAAAATTAGCTTTTAAATTCTTTAATTTAAGTAATTTGGTCTATTAAGTGCTTGTAAGATAGCTAGGTACAAGAAAAAGTACCATTTGATGCTGAGCTAAGATCTACCAATTCAGGAGCGGCATATGGCTGAATATATTTTCAGCAATGATTTACATATTTTTTTGCCTAAAGAAAAAACACCATATTTTGGTTATTCTGATGGTGATACGGCAGAGAATTACCTTCTGGATTCGATTAAAAAAACAAAAGATCTTAGCCTGCGCGGTCGCGCCTTAAGTCGTTATATAATTGATTGGCCTAGCATGTATCATTTTAGTGAGCTTCGAGCCAATCTTCTAAGGCCGTTCGAGCCTTTTATTAAAAAAAGGCATATTCTCGAAATTGGTTGTGGTTGTGGTGCGATGACTCGTTATATGGGTGAGATTGGCGCATCGGTTACAGCCTTAGAGGGAAGTTTGCGCCGTGCTAGTATTGCTAGTGCTCGTTGTCGAGATCTCGATAACGTTTCGGTATTCTGTGATAATGCAGAAAATTTTAATAATGAAGAGCTGTATGATGTTGTTACTCTTATTGGTGTGCTCGAATATAGTCGCATCTTCATATCAGGGGAAAACCCACCATTAGAGATGTTAAGGCTCGCACGATCCCTTCTAAAACCAGAAGGTACATTAATTATAGCAATAGAGAATCGTTTTGGGCTGAAATATTTTGCTGGCGCTCCTGAAGATCATCTCGGTACTCCTTATTCTGGGATTAGTGATCATTATCAAAGAAATACGGCTGTGACTTTCGGGCGACGACAGTTGGAGCGTTTACTTGAAGTTGCGGGGTTAGGAAAACCTGCTTTTTTGTTTCCTTTTCCAGATTATAAATTGCCTAACGTAATTATTACAGAGACAGGACTTAAGCATCCTAATACATCAGAGATTGTGGGTAATCTTTTAGTACAACAATCTCTTCGAGCCCAAGGACGGCCTTACGTAGGAGCTTTTTCAGAACAATCAGCTTGGTATGGTATTGTTGAAGAAGGCATTGTAGATAGTGTGGCCAATTCGTTTTTGATATTGGCTTCAACTAATAATCAACTCCCACCAGTACTTAAGGATAACCTTGAAAAGGTGTGCGCGTATATTTATAGCGTTAATCGTCGAGCAGAGTATGCAAAGGAAACTTTTATCGAGAAAACTGTTGATGAAAAATTAGTAGTTCATAA
The Candidatus Competibacteraceae bacterium DNA segment above includes these coding regions:
- the flgK gene encoding flagellar hook-associated protein FlgK; translated protein: MVDVMRTGLTALMASQRALATTSHNIANANTPGYSRQRTSVSSNIPFFAGSAGRPMYVGTGVSVQSITRAYDDFLTQQVRGHSSNVAQSETMDQWISQLDGALGTGDTGLAPALDQFFAAAQDVANSPASLPARQALLGQANTVSARFQELDNQMNALRQGSNQSLSNAVGDINSLAEGIAKINQTIVLAQGGTGGTAPDLLDQRDQMVADLARKAPVSTLEQSDGTLTVFVGNGQTLVQGYKTNALETAPASSDPRKLDIRFKQTSAIVTDFLNGGEIGGLVAFQKQVLDPAQNKLGLMAAGLAETVNDQHRLGMDLNNQLGTDFFKVGGPKIANNTNNSDYTTYNADGNALSVAITDIGQAQPSDYELSYVGGSYSLRRLSDDKTVASGSSPLNVDGLSITVNTAPAAGSRFFIQPTGTAARDFKATLQDPRQIAAAAPIKTSAAQSNSGTGKISAGAALDASDPNLLSATSIQFTSPTQYTVNGGAPISYTSGADIDVNGWRVQITGAPVVGDTFQVGSNAGGVGDNRNALKLGGLQTQKTLLNGSDSVQDLHGQMTAEVGLRGSTTQSTLKAQTALLEQANQARDGVSGVNLDEEAANLMKYQQSYEAAARVIQIGDSVIQSLLDAIRR
- the flgJ gene encoding flagellar assembly peptidoglycan hydrolase FlgJ, coding for MVAATDSAFVYTDLNGLAGLRRQARQNSPEAIREAAKQFEAVFVQMMLKSMRAASPSDGGGLMDSDQTRLYREMYDQQIALSMAQQGKLGLADTIVRQLGGGESLNPPVRPVSPEIVGDPLATLRQVERIRSNVAMPVQASSVKVAPGQNETNPYPVSDAPFKPGSPVAFVRRMWPHAQEAARRLGVAPEVLIAQAAHETAWGRSVPRFADGRTSHNLFGIKASRGWDGERVVNSTFEFVNGVAVRQMDGFRAYPSYADSFNDYVRFLQVNPRYKAALGSVQDGSAYLRELQRAGYATDPGYARKILGLMNGPAFDEALETLKSAISQPISNVKG
- a CDS encoding IS1 family transposase; the protein is MPPLEATLAPAQPQETLELDELWSFVGHRRRGVVWLWLALCRRTRQIVAYALGPRDDATARLLWERIPLAYRHGPLCTDHLESYHNVLPAPQHRAYYPKRGLTNHIERFNNTPRQRLGRFVRKTLSFSKSILMHEIVIRLSLHQYNLACSPK
- the flgL gene encoding flagellar hook-associated protein FlgL; this encodes MLRIATAQFYQQGAKAMNGGQMALAKVQQQMATGQRILANSDDPVGSARLLSLKDELGRYDQYQRNIDVASGRMSLEESTLGDAGELLQRTRELTIQANNAPLNDNDRRDIAKEIRQIHSQMFSLANTKDGDGEYLFSGFQSRSQPFVLDANNQAIYQGDQGQRLVKAGPTLDVPVSDSGDEVFRGALNGNGSFRVTATATNTGNGSIAVGSVTDPTAFAGHSYSIAFTSATTFDVTDTTTGTAVLSTQSYKDEGSIQFAGLQTAVSGSPAAGDTFTIQPATRQDFFKTLDDLATALETSGGTPAKGAQLNQALANGLAALDQGLEHLTGVRAKAGSRLKALEEQTTVNGDFATHLQQTINDVGGLDYAEAATRLSQETFTLQVAQQSFVRIQSLSLFNYMR